In a genomic window of Streptomyces katrae:
- a CDS encoding glycosyl hydrolase family 18 protein, translating to MHIRKPLVAAAATAALAAGALAAFAGIGTAQAAATATAAGTAAGGVRIAYYDQWSVYGNAFYPKHLDTRGIAGKLDVINYSFGNIHPTDLTCFEANKAAGDDNNPNAGDGAGDSYADYSKSFGAADSVSGVADKWDQPIVGVFNQFKQLKAKYPNLKINISIGGWTYSKYFSDAAKTDASRKKFVSSCIDQYIKGNLPKADGYGGPGAAAGIFDGIDIDWEYPGSSGGHLGNHYAPEDKQNFTLLLKEFRDQLDAYGQANGGKKYLLTAALPAGQDKIKYIETDKIGSYLDYANIMTYDMHGAWDGDGPTYHQSPLLDSPADPTDPIAPGTQKYGIKNAIDSWLDGNPAYGIAGGFPASKLTLGYEFYYRGWKGVPAGTANGLGQTATGPSGARPTSQQAGIANYKELGGIVDNPATTFWDDQAKASYFYKDGEFFTGLNQKSIQARVDYGKSRGLAGAMMYSLLGLDDKTTLLNQINDALGGATTPPTTPPTTPPTTPPTTPPTTPPGTGCGSTPAYVAGQVYTGGSEVAYNGHKWKAQWWTQNEVPGTTGEWGVWKDLGAC from the coding sequence ATGCACATCCGTAAACCCCTCGTCGCGGCCGCCGCCACGGCCGCGCTGGCGGCCGGGGCGCTGGCCGCCTTCGCGGGAATCGGCACCGCCCAGGCCGCCGCCACGGCCACCGCCGCCGGAACCGCCGCCGGCGGCGTGCGGATCGCCTACTACGACCAGTGGAGCGTGTACGGCAACGCGTTCTACCCCAAGCACCTGGACACCCGGGGCATCGCGGGCAAGCTCGACGTCATCAACTACTCGTTCGGCAACATCCACCCCACCGACCTCACCTGTTTCGAGGCGAACAAGGCGGCCGGGGACGACAACAACCCCAACGCCGGTGACGGGGCGGGCGACTCGTACGCCGACTACAGCAAGTCCTTCGGCGCGGCCGACAGCGTCAGCGGGGTCGCCGACAAGTGGGACCAGCCGATCGTGGGCGTCTTCAACCAGTTCAAGCAGCTGAAGGCGAAGTACCCCAACCTGAAGATCAACATATCGATCGGCGGCTGGACCTACTCCAAGTACTTCAGCGACGCGGCGAAGACCGACGCCTCCCGCAAGAAGTTCGTGTCCTCCTGCATCGACCAGTACATCAAGGGCAACCTCCCCAAGGCCGACGGCTACGGCGGCCCCGGCGCGGCGGCCGGCATCTTCGACGGCATCGACATCGACTGGGAGTACCCGGGCTCCTCCGGCGGCCACCTCGGCAACCACTACGCCCCCGAGGACAAGCAGAACTTCACCCTGCTGCTCAAGGAGTTCCGCGACCAGCTCGACGCCTACGGCCAGGCCAACGGCGGCAAGAAGTACCTGCTGACCGCGGCCCTCCCGGCCGGCCAGGACAAGATCAAGTACATCGAGACGGACAAGATCGGTTCGTACCTCGACTACGCGAACATCATGACGTACGACATGCACGGCGCCTGGGACGGCGACGGGCCGACCTACCACCAGTCCCCGCTGCTGGACTCGCCCGCCGACCCGACCGACCCGATCGCGCCCGGCACCCAGAAGTACGGCATCAAGAACGCCATCGACTCCTGGCTCGACGGCAACCCGGCCTACGGCATCGCGGGCGGCTTCCCCGCGAGCAAGCTGACCCTGGGCTACGAGTTCTACTACCGCGGCTGGAAGGGCGTCCCCGCCGGCACCGCCAACGGCCTCGGCCAGACCGCCACCGGCCCCTCGGGCGCCCGCCCCACCTCCCAGCAGGCCGGCATCGCCAACTACAAGGAACTCGGCGGCATCGTCGACAACCCGGCGACCACCTTCTGGGACGACCAGGCCAAGGCCTCGTACTTCTACAAGGACGGCGAGTTCTTCACCGGCCTGAACCAGAAGTCCATCCAGGCCCGGGTCGACTACGGCAAGAGCCGCGGCCTGGCCGGCGCGATGATGTACTCCCTGCTCGGCCTGGACGACAAGACCACCCTGCTGAACCAGATCAACGACGCCCTCGGCGGCGCCACCACGCCCCCCACCACCCCGCCGACGACCCCGCCCACCACCCCGCCCACGACGCCCCCGACCACCCCGCCCGGCACCGGCTGCGGCAGCACCCCGGCGTACGTCGCGGGCCAGGTCTACACCGGCGGCAGCGAGGTCGCGTACAACGGCCACAAGTGGAAGGCCCAGTGGTGGACGCAGAACGAGGTGCCCGGCACCACCGGTGAATGGGGCGTCTGGAAGGACCTCGGCGCCTGCTGA
- a CDS encoding LLM class flavin-dependent oxidoreductase has product MSDTEATGPGATAPEGTGPHATGPHATGPTATGPTAPAAPEAAAAGPVRGVVRGSAPVPLSVLDLVTVGSGSTARASLRTSVEISRLAESRGYHRHWVAEHHSMPGVASSSPAVILAHLAAHTSRIRLGSGGVMLPNHAPLAVAEQFGTLEALAPGRVDLGLGRAPGTDPRTAAALRGPGRLDEAADEFPRRLAELTRFLDDDFPDGHPYARVHAVPGPVQGPAARPPIWLLGSSGFSARLAGELGLPFAYAHHFSAAGTLPALDLYRQSFRPSAVLDAPYALIGVSALAADTGAQARAQVLTGALSMLRLRSGRPGLVPTPEEAAAYPFSPLEREFVDGWLANIVHGTPDEVRSGLDALVERTGADELMLTANAHGGAARLRSYELVADAYSMPVTA; this is encoded by the coding sequence ATGAGCGACACCGAGGCCACGGGCCCTGGGGCAACGGCCCCCGAGGGTACGGGACCCCACGCCACGGGACCCCACGCCACGGGACCCACCGCCACGGGACCCACCGCCCCCGCCGCGCCGGAGGCCGCCGCGGCCGGCCCCGTCCGCGGGGTCGTCCGGGGTTCGGCGCCGGTGCCGCTGTCCGTCCTCGACCTGGTCACCGTCGGCAGCGGCAGCACCGCCCGCGCCTCCCTGCGCACCAGCGTGGAGATATCCCGGCTCGCCGAGTCCCGCGGCTACCACCGCCACTGGGTCGCCGAGCACCACTCCATGCCCGGGGTCGCCAGCTCCTCCCCGGCGGTGATCCTGGCCCACCTCGCCGCGCACACCTCCCGCATCCGCCTCGGCTCGGGCGGGGTCATGCTGCCCAACCACGCGCCGCTGGCCGTCGCCGAGCAGTTCGGCACCCTCGAAGCCCTGGCCCCGGGCCGGGTCGACCTCGGGCTGGGCCGGGCGCCGGGCACCGACCCCCGCACGGCCGCCGCGCTGCGCGGGCCCGGACGGCTGGACGAGGCGGCGGACGAGTTCCCCCGGCGGCTCGCGGAACTGACCCGCTTCCTCGACGACGACTTCCCCGACGGGCACCCGTACGCCCGCGTGCACGCCGTGCCCGGCCCGGTGCAGGGGCCCGCCGCCCGGCCCCCGATCTGGCTCCTGGGCTCGTCCGGTTTCAGCGCGCGCCTGGCGGGGGAGCTCGGACTGCCGTTCGCCTACGCCCACCACTTCTCCGCCGCCGGCACCCTGCCCGCCCTGGACCTCTACCGGCAGAGCTTCCGGCCCTCGGCCGTGCTGGACGCCCCGTACGCCCTGATCGGGGTGTCGGCGCTCGCCGCCGACACCGGGGCGCAGGCCCGCGCGCAGGTGCTCACCGGTGCGCTGTCGATGCTCCGGCTGCGCAGCGGCCGGCCCGGGCTGGTCCCGACGCCGGAGGAGGCGGCCGCGTACCCGTTCTCGCCGCTGGAGCGGGAGTTCGTGGACGGCTGGCTCGCGAACATCGTCCACGGCACCCCCGACGAGGTCCGCTCGGGCCTCGACGCGCTGGTGGAGCGGACGGGCGCGGACGAGCTGATGCTGACCGCGAACGCGCACGGCGGGGCGGCCCGGCTGCGCTCGTACGAGCTCGTCGCAGATGCGTACAGCATGCCCGTGACCGCCTAG
- a CDS encoding IclR family transcriptional regulator, with protein sequence MALKPEPTAPFHSVQYALRVLETISRHTGGVTDVQIARETGLPAVHLTPMLLMLRREGYVLQVSDGAYAIGDSLVLLGSGSDRQQALQEKLQDTLDRLRDSVGAAVYISRYVDGEVRITQFADSPRTPKVHEWVDFRSAAHASAVGKCLLTQLDQNGRRDHLSRHKIARLTSKTIVNERILFSKLDSQPATVPVLDLQEYAVGTVCAAVPITAGAAVGCLALSMPVEHAHRLRAAADELNRKAAPLLLSLTL encoded by the coding sequence GTGGCGCTGAAGCCCGAGCCGACCGCGCCGTTCCACTCGGTGCAGTACGCCCTGCGCGTACTCGAAACGATCTCGCGGCACACCGGCGGTGTGACCGACGTACAGATCGCGCGTGAGACCGGCCTGCCCGCGGTCCATCTCACCCCGATGCTGCTCATGCTGCGCCGGGAAGGGTACGTGCTCCAGGTCTCCGACGGCGCCTACGCCATAGGGGACTCCCTCGTCCTGCTCGGGTCCGGGTCCGACCGCCAGCAAGCCCTCCAGGAGAAGCTCCAGGACACCCTGGACCGGCTGCGCGACTCGGTGGGCGCGGCCGTCTACATCAGCCGCTACGTGGACGGCGAGGTCCGGATCACGCAGTTCGCGGACAGTCCGCGCACCCCCAAGGTGCACGAGTGGGTCGACTTCCGCTCGGCGGCGCACGCCAGCGCGGTCGGCAAGTGCCTGCTCACCCAGCTCGACCAGAACGGGCGGCGCGACCACCTGTCCCGGCACAAGATCGCCCGGCTGACGTCGAAGACGATCGTGAACGAGCGGATCCTGTTCTCGAAGCTGGACAGCCAGCCGGCCACCGTGCCCGTGCTGGACCTCCAGGAGTACGCCGTGGGCACGGTCTGCGCGGCGGTGCCGATCACGGCCGGGGCGGCCGTGGGCTGCCTGGCCCTGTCCATGCCCGTCGAGCACGCGCACCGGTTGCGCGCCGCCGCCGACGAGCTGAACCGGAAGGCCGCGCCGCTGCTGCTGTCGCTCACGCTCTGA
- a CDS encoding AMP-binding protein, whose translation MRTTTTTITDPEPEPEPDPAPAPGTVAELIARQWGDHRPGLKYGAEAGPGATRTPATVLTRHRTAQEAAARAALLTDLLPPGAEPHVGVLLDNTPEFPFWLGAAALAGAAVAGINPTRRGPELARDILHTDCRLLVTEPAHLPLLRGLDLPGVRILVTGTEEYEALLAPYAAAKPGEAHVRPGGPRPDSRLLLYFTSGSTGAPKAAICSQGRLAAAGHSLARRFRVTPDDVHYVCMPLFHGNAVMACWLPAVVAGAPVALRRRFSASAFLDDVRGYGATYFTYVGRAVQYLLATDPRPDDREHTLRLGFGTEAGAVDAARFAERFGVRLVEGYGATEGGASILGTPPGGSGGNTPDTPPGALGRAGAGDDLAVVDPETGRECPPALLDARGRLRNGDEAIGELVNRGRSHFEGYWRNPEAEAARTRSAHPRTEPGGDWYWTGDLFFRDPDGFLYFAGRADDRLRVDSENLAAAMIENILARWEAATAVAVYAVPDEVAGDQVMAAVALREGASFDPGAFAAFLAAQPDLGTKMAPRYVRILDAMPVTATNKVHRAGLRRAGFLCPEPVWHRVAGVYRPLDGPALEALLSTYEDQGRRDLLER comes from the coding sequence CCACCGGCCCGGGCTGAAGTACGGCGCGGAGGCCGGCCCCGGGGCCACCCGGACGCCGGCCACCGTCCTCACCCGCCACCGCACCGCCCAGGAGGCGGCCGCCCGCGCCGCGCTCCTCACCGACCTCCTGCCGCCGGGGGCGGAGCCGCACGTGGGGGTGCTGCTCGACAACACCCCCGAGTTCCCCTTCTGGCTCGGCGCGGCGGCCCTCGCCGGGGCCGCCGTCGCCGGGATCAACCCCACCCGCCGCGGCCCCGAGCTGGCCCGCGACATCCTCCACACCGACTGCCGCCTCCTCGTCACCGAGCCCGCCCACCTCCCGCTCCTGCGCGGCCTCGACCTGCCCGGCGTACGGATCCTCGTCACCGGCACCGAGGAGTACGAGGCCCTGCTCGCCCCCTACGCCGCCGCCAAGCCCGGCGAGGCCCACGTCCGCCCCGGCGGCCCCCGCCCCGACAGCCGGCTGCTCCTCTACTTCACCTCCGGCTCCACCGGCGCCCCCAAGGCCGCCATCTGCAGCCAGGGCCGCCTCGCCGCCGCGGGCCACTCCCTCGCCCGCCGGTTCCGCGTCACCCCCGACGACGTCCACTACGTCTGCATGCCCCTCTTCCACGGCAACGCCGTCATGGCCTGCTGGCTGCCCGCCGTCGTCGCCGGCGCCCCCGTCGCCCTGCGCCGCCGCTTCTCCGCCTCCGCGTTCCTGGACGACGTGCGCGGCTACGGGGCCACCTATTTCACCTACGTCGGCCGTGCCGTCCAGTACCTCCTCGCCACCGACCCGCGCCCCGACGACCGCGAGCACACCCTGCGCCTCGGCTTCGGCACCGAGGCCGGGGCCGTGGACGCGGCCCGCTTCGCCGAGCGGTTCGGGGTCCGGCTGGTCGAGGGGTACGGGGCCACCGAGGGCGGCGCCTCGATCCTGGGGACACCTCCCGGCGGTAGCGGGGGGAACACCCCCGACACCCCGCCGGGCGCCCTCGGCCGGGCCGGCGCGGGCGACGACCTGGCCGTCGTCGATCCGGAGACGGGCCGCGAATGCCCCCCGGCCCTCCTGGACGCGCGCGGCCGCCTGCGCAACGGCGACGAGGCCATAGGCGAGCTGGTCAACCGCGGCCGCAGCCACTTCGAGGGCTACTGGCGCAACCCCGAGGCCGAGGCCGCCCGCACCCGCTCGGCGCACCCCCGGACGGAGCCCGGGGGAGACTGGTACTGGACCGGCGACCTGTTCTTCCGGGACCCCGACGGCTTCCTCTACTTCGCGGGCCGCGCGGACGACCGGCTGCGCGTCGACAGCGAGAACCTGGCCGCCGCGATGATCGAGAACATCCTGGCCCGCTGGGAGGCCGCGACGGCCGTCGCCGTGTACGCGGTCCCGGACGAGGTGGCGGGGGACCAGGTGATGGCCGCCGTGGCCCTGCGCGAGGGCGCGTCCTTCGACCCGGGGGCCTTCGCCGCGTTCCTCGCCGCCCAGCCGGACCTGGGGACGAAGATGGCCCCGCGCTACGTGCGGATCCTCGACGCGATGCCCGTCACGGCGACGAACAAGGTCCACCGGGCCGGCCTGCGCCGGGCCGGGTTCCTGTGCCCCGAACCCGTCTGGCACCGAGTCGCCGGCGTCTACCGCCCGCTCGACGGGCCGGCCCTGGAGGCGCTGCTCTCGACGTACGAGGACCAGGGGCGCCGGGACCTGCTGGAGCGCTGA